One Pseudodesulfovibrio senegalensis DNA segment encodes these proteins:
- a CDS encoding NAD(P)-dependent oxidoreductase has protein sequence MKIGFMGLGIMGAPMCRNILARGHELTVFNRTASKAEPLREAGAVVAATPAELAEASDVVVTMVTDHGAVDGLLFGGKGALRALRGKTFVNMSTVLPEYSRLLAHRLEENGTRFVDAPVSGSSTAAEKAGLIILAGGDLELVDSLEPLFGAVGCKTVHCGETGQGSMMKLANNLVLSVMLQGVAEGMRFGIEGNLDRETIMEVLLSGPMASQLLEFKKTMLVQSEFPAQFPLKDMAKDVNLIAETTGNLPLEFPCATAAGIQFNHAVSLGFGEEDCAAIFKLL, from the coding sequence ATGAAAATAGGATTCATGGGGCTGGGCATCATGGGCGCGCCCATGTGCCGCAATATTCTGGCCCGGGGACACGAACTGACCGTCTTCAACCGCACCGCATCCAAGGCCGAGCCACTGCGCGAAGCCGGAGCCGTTGTGGCGGCCACTCCGGCCGAACTGGCCGAAGCCAGCGACGTGGTGGTGACCATGGTCACGGACCACGGGGCCGTGGACGGGCTGCTCTTCGGCGGCAAGGGAGCGTTGCGCGCCCTGCGCGGCAAGACCTTCGTGAACATGAGCACGGTTCTGCCGGAATATTCCCGGCTGCTGGCGCATCGGCTGGAGGAAAACGGCACGCGGTTCGTGGACGCGCCTGTTTCCGGCTCCTCCACTGCGGCGGAAAAGGCCGGGCTGATCATCCTTGCCGGGGGCGACCTCGAACTGGTGGACAGCCTTGAACCGCTGTTCGGGGCCGTGGGCTGCAAGACCGTGCATTGTGGTGAAACAGGGCAGGGCTCCATGATGAAGCTGGCCAACAACCTGGTCCTTTCGGTCATGCTGCAGGGCGTTGCCGAGGGCATGCGTTTCGGCATCGAGGGCAATCTGGACCGCGAAACCATCATGGAGGTGCTGCTCTCCGGCCCCATGGCCAGCCAACTGCTGGAGTTCAAGAAGACCATGCTCGTGCAATCCGAGTTCCCGGCCCAGTTCCCGCTCAAGGACATGGCCAAGGACGTGAACCTCATCGCCGAGACAACCGGAAACCTGCCGCTGGAGTTCCCCTGTGCCACCGCAGCCGGAATACAATTCAACCATGCGGTTTCGCTCGGTTTCGGGGAGGAAGACTGCGCAGCCATCTTCAAACTGCTGTAG
- the hslU gene encoding ATP-dependent protease ATPase subunit HslU, producing MSTLTPREIVSELDRYIIGQNAAKRMVAVAMRNRWRRQQLAPDLRDEIAPKNIILMGPTGVGKTEIARRLAKLTGCPFHKVEATKFTEVGYVGRDVESMIRDLMEIGINLVHKEETDKVRIRAERNAEERVLDLLLPSSGSRTQGAGFMMSSDAEPKPAKDDSTREKFRQMFRSGQLDEREVEVEVSMQGGPQMEIMAMPGMEDMGMQMQDVLGRMFPKKKTSKKMKIRDAYQVLIDEETEKLIDMDKVTEMARERVEQTGIIFIDEMDKIAARQDQGGGTDVSREGVQRDLLPVVEGSVVNTKYGMIKTDHILFIAAGAFHFAKPSDLIPELQGRFPLREELQALGKEEFYRILTEPKNALTVQYKALLETEGITLDFSREALEEVAGFAQSVNEETENIGARRLYTIMEKILADLSFEAPDKSGQSVTVDREYVQSALADVTEDRDLSRYIL from the coding sequence ATGAGTACGCTCACACCTCGCGAAATAGTATCGGAACTGGACCGCTACATCATCGGTCAGAACGCGGCCAAACGCATGGTCGCCGTGGCCATGCGCAACCGCTGGCGCAGGCAGCAGCTCGCCCCGGACCTGCGCGACGAAATCGCACCCAAGAACATCATCCTCATGGGCCCCACGGGCGTGGGCAAGACCGAGATCGCCCGCAGGCTGGCCAAGCTCACGGGCTGTCCCTTCCACAAGGTGGAGGCCACCAAGTTCACGGAAGTGGGCTATGTGGGCCGCGACGTGGAATCCATGATCCGCGACCTCATGGAGATCGGCATCAACCTCGTGCACAAGGAAGAAACCGACAAGGTGCGCATCCGCGCCGAGCGCAACGCCGAGGAACGCGTGCTCGACCTGTTGCTGCCCTCTTCGGGCTCGCGCACGCAGGGAGCCGGGTTCATGATGTCTTCCGACGCCGAGCCAAAGCCCGCCAAGGACGACAGCACCCGCGAAAAATTCCGCCAGATGTTCCGCTCCGGCCAGCTGGACGAACGCGAGGTGGAGGTGGAGGTGAGCATGCAGGGCGGGCCGCAGATGGAAATCATGGCCATGCCGGGCATGGAGGACATGGGCATGCAGATGCAGGACGTTCTGGGCCGCATGTTCCCCAAGAAGAAAACCAGCAAGAAGATGAAAATCCGCGACGCCTATCAGGTGCTCATCGACGAGGAAACCGAAAAGCTCATCGACATGGACAAGGTCACGGAAATGGCCCGCGAGCGCGTGGAACAGACCGGCATCATCTTCATCGACGAAATGGACAAGATCGCGGCCCGGCAGGATCAGGGCGGCGGAACCGACGTTTCCCGCGAGGGCGTGCAGCGCGACCTCTTGCCCGTGGTGGAAGGCTCGGTGGTCAACACCAAGTACGGCATGATCAAGACCGACCATATCCTGTTCATCGCCGCGGGCGCGTTCCACTTTGCCAAGCCCTCGGACCTGATCCCCGAACTGCAGGGCCGCTTCCCCCTGCGCGAGGAATTGCAGGCGCTGGGCAAGGAGGAATTCTACCGCATCCTCACCGAACCGAAGAACGCCCTGACCGTGCAGTACAAGGCCCTGCTGGAAACCGAAGGCATCACCCTCGATTTTTCCCGCGAGGCGCTGGAAGAGGTGGCCGGATTCGCCCAGAGCGTGAACGAGGAAACCGAAAACATCGGCGCGCGCAGGCTCTACACCATCATGGAAAAAATCCTGGCGGACCTCTCGTTCGAGGCCCCGGACAAGAGCGGCCAATCCGTCACCGTGGACCGCGAATACGTGCAGTCCGCGCTGGCAGACGTGACCGAGGACCGCGACCTTTCGCGCTACATTCTGTAG
- the hslV gene encoding ATP-dependent protease subunit HslV, translated as MELRGTTILAVKDETGTAMAGDGQVTLGQSIAMKHTARKVRRIYKDKVTIGFAGATADAFTLTERFEKKLESYSGNLVRAAVELAKDWRTDKYLRKLEAMLLAADGEHLLIISGTGDVIEPDDGLAAIGSGGAYALSAARALAQNTDMSARDIVEKAMHVAADICVYTNGNLTIETQEK; from the coding sequence ATGGAACTCAGGGGAACCACCATTCTGGCGGTCAAGGACGAAACAGGAACGGCCATGGCCGGAGACGGCCAGGTCACCCTCGGCCAGAGCATCGCCATGAAGCATACGGCCCGCAAGGTACGGCGCATCTACAAGGATAAAGTCACCATCGGTTTTGCCGGGGCCACGGCAGACGCCTTCACCCTGACCGAACGCTTTGAAAAGAAGCTGGAGAGCTACTCCGGCAATCTGGTGCGGGCCGCCGTGGAGCTGGCCAAGGACTGGCGCACGGACAAGTACCTGCGCAAGCTGGAGGCCATGCTGCTGGCTGCGGACGGCGAACACTTGCTGATCATTTCCGGCACCGGCGACGTGATCGAGCCGGACGACGGACTGGCGGCCATCGGCTCGGGCGGGGCCTATGCCCTTTCCGCGGCGCGCGCCCTTGCCCAGAATACGGACATGTCCGCCCGCGACATCGTGGAAAAGGCCATGCACGTGGCCGCGGACATCTGCGTCTACACCAACGGAAATCTGACAATCGAAACACAGGAAAAATAG
- a CDS encoding macro domain-containing protein, with the protein MGFAIWPEKPLPPLAFGRRCITFLRMEQSWAIGNGNLAIRHDDLTAMRTDAIVNAANSELAGGGGVDGAIHCAAGVEQLQHACREIISDIDTLPVGKAVITPGFNLRARHIIHTVGPIWRGGSNNEPALLKNAYANSLELARSHGLESIAFPAISCGVYGYPMAEAARIALGALKRGLEAGQVRLAVMVLRTRESLDVWLREADAIL; encoded by the coding sequence ATGGGTTTTGCGATTTGGCCGGAAAAACCGCTCCCGCCCCTTGCCTTTGGCCGTCGATGCATTACCTTTTTGCGCATGGAACAATCATGGGCCATAGGCAACGGCAACCTGGCAATCCGCCACGACGACCTGACCGCCATGAGAACCGACGCCATCGTCAATGCGGCCAATTCCGAACTGGCCGGGGGCGGCGGCGTGGACGGGGCCATCCACTGCGCGGCCGGCGTGGAGCAACTGCAACACGCCTGCCGAGAAATCATTTCAGACATCGACACGCTGCCCGTGGGCAAGGCCGTGATCACACCCGGATTCAACCTCCGGGCGCGCCACATCATCCACACGGTGGGCCCCATCTGGCGCGGCGGCTCGAACAACGAACCCGCGCTTTTGAAAAACGCCTATGCAAACAGCCTTGAACTGGCTCGCAGTCACGGGCTGGAAAGCATCGCCTTTCCGGCCATCAGCTGCGGGGTGTACGGATATCCCATGGCCGAGGCCGCGCGCATTGCCCTCGGCGCACTGAAGCGGGGGCTTGAGGCCGGTCAGGTACGACTGGCCGTCATGGTCCTGCGCACGCGGGAATCGTTGGACGTCTGGTTGCGCGAGGCAGACGCCATTCTCTAG
- a CDS encoding NAD-dependent succinate-semialdehyde dehydrogenase gives MPATMDLAHEMGYARNAPTTATPARRILFFFGDNRQMILQSVNPATNRVENTFPCWSLQTTATVLDDMSEAWSRWAVFPMRERVDMLCEAAREIRARLEPLAVLITHEMGKPLREARLEVEKCAMICEHYAAHGPQYLAPMRPHGAPQDATVVFEPQGVVLAVMPWNFPFWQVFRIAAPTLLAGNGVALKHAPNVPGCAEVIEHIFLSAGLPENVFRSLFIDEDVVEPVLSHPGVAGVSLTGSCGAGSSVAAAAGRYLKKSVLELGGSDPFIVLPDAELDKAVPTAVASRCRNAGQACIAAKRFILHRDIYDEFLERLIFAMEDVRVGDPLRPDTDMGPLASVYQRDRLQNQVDRCVEAGGCILLGGSPLPGAGAFYPPTVIADVPPDADVAGEELFGPVALVFRAEDEDEAVALANGTDFGLGGAVWTADTKRGLALAARIRAGSVCVNGLVRSDPFLPFGGTRSSGYGREMAEYGLREFVNIKCVRTG, from the coding sequence ATGCCTGCAACTATGGACCTTGCCCATGAAATGGGGTACGCCCGAAACGCGCCGACGACAGCAACACCCGCACGCCGCATCCTGTTTTTTTTCGGAGACAACCGCCAGATGATCCTACAGAGCGTCAATCCTGCCACCAACCGGGTGGAGAATACCTTTCCCTGCTGGAGCCTGCAGACCACGGCGACCGTGCTGGACGACATGTCCGAGGCGTGGTCGCGTTGGGCTGTTTTTCCCATGCGGGAACGGGTGGACATGCTTTGCGAGGCGGCCCGCGAGATTCGTGCGCGTCTTGAGCCGCTGGCTGTCCTGATTACCCATGAGATGGGCAAGCCCCTGCGTGAGGCGCGTCTTGAAGTGGAGAAGTGCGCCATGATCTGTGAACATTATGCGGCGCATGGCCCGCAGTATCTTGCGCCCATGCGCCCACACGGAGCGCCGCAGGATGCCACCGTGGTTTTCGAGCCGCAGGGCGTGGTGCTGGCGGTCATGCCGTGGAATTTTCCGTTCTGGCAGGTCTTCCGCATTGCCGCGCCCACGTTGCTGGCCGGGAACGGCGTGGCCCTCAAACACGCGCCCAACGTGCCCGGCTGTGCCGAGGTCATCGAACACATATTTCTTTCCGCGGGATTGCCGGAAAACGTGTTCCGTTCCCTGTTCATCGACGAGGACGTGGTGGAACCGGTGCTGTCCCATCCGGGCGTGGCCGGGGTCAGCCTCACGGGCAGTTGTGGTGCCGGAAGCAGCGTAGCCGCGGCAGCGGGCCGGTATCTCAAGAAATCCGTGCTGGAACTGGGTGGCAGCGATCCGTTCATCGTGCTGCCGGACGCGGAGCTGGACAAGGCCGTGCCCACGGCCGTTGCCTCGCGTTGCCGCAACGCCGGGCAGGCCTGCATTGCGGCCAAGCGCTTCATCCTGCACCGCGACATTTACGACGAATTTCTGGAGCGCCTGATTTTTGCCATGGAGGACGTGCGCGTGGGCGATCCCCTGCGCCCGGACACGGACATGGGACCGCTGGCCTCCGTATACCAGCGCGACAGGCTGCAGAATCAGGTGGACCGTTGCGTGGAAGCCGGGGGATGCATTCTTCTGGGCGGTTCGCCCCTGCCGGGTGCCGGTGCCTTTTATCCGCCCACGGTCATAGCGGACGTTCCCCCGGATGCGGACGTGGCCGGGGAGGAATTGTTCGGCCCGGTGGCGTTGGTATTCCGGGCCGAGGACGAAGACGAGGCCGTGGCCCTTGCCAATGGTACGGACTTCGGGCTGGGCGGTGCTGTCTGGACCGCCGATACAAAGCGTGGGCTTGCGCTTGCCGCGCGCATCCGGGCCGGATCCGTGTGTGTGAACGGGTTGGTACGCAGCGATCCGTTTCTGCCGTTCGGTGGCACCCGCTCCTCGGGCTACGGCCGCGAAATGGCCGAATACGGCCTGCGGGAGTTCGTGAACATCAAGTGTGTTCGTACGGGTTGA
- a CDS encoding glycosyltransferase family A protein, with protein sequence MAMDGDILFTIITPSTGKRPRALQKAVQSVETAVRHAALSPEQVEVLIGFDGVKAQPPETSLPLRSINFPPDNDWGNGIRNLLIRIARGRKLIFLDDDNILKPNALRLYLKHFDAEMVIGRIDTQLAFDKPYIPELDDGSLVRQCNIDPLCLCLSRELVADRCGGWKYQGKYEADFLNILDWHRRAKSVVVMDDVVGVYDFGRSLDRSALSRRQMNMLDRLSAERGASRSAAAVRPAMNF encoded by the coding sequence ATGGCCATGGACGGCGACATTCTGTTCACCATCATCACCCCCAGCACGGGCAAGCGACCACGCGCACTGCAAAAGGCTGTGCAAAGCGTGGAAACGGCCGTGCGTCATGCCGCGCTGTCACCCGAACAGGTGGAAGTCCTCATCGGGTTCGACGGGGTCAAGGCCCAGCCGCCGGAAACGAGCCTTCCCCTGCGCAGCATCAATTTCCCGCCCGACAACGACTGGGGCAACGGCATCCGCAACCTGCTCATCCGCATTGCCAGGGGCCGCAAGCTCATCTTCCTTGACGACGACAACATTCTCAAGCCCAACGCCCTGCGCCTGTACCTCAAGCATTTTGACGCGGAAATGGTCATCGGCCGCATCGATACGCAGCTTGCGTTCGACAAGCCCTACATTCCGGAACTGGACGACGGTTCCCTCGTGCGCCAGTGCAACATCGACCCCCTGTGCCTGTGCCTGAGCCGCGAACTTGTTGCCGACCGTTGCGGCGGCTGGAAATACCAAGGAAAGTATGAGGCCGATTTCCTGAACATACTGGACTGGCACCGGCGCGCCAAAAGCGTGGTGGTCATGGACGACGTGGTGGGCGTGTATGACTTTGGCCGCAGTCTCGACCGTTCCGCGCTTTCGCGCCGCCAGATGAACATGCTGGACCGTCTGTCCGCGGAACGCGGCGCTTCCCGATCGGCCGCGGCAGTTCGTCCGGCCATGAATTTCTGA
- a CDS encoding DNA-3-methyladenine glycosylase I: MQRCAWARHPLEVEYHDNEWGVPVRDDQKQFEFLMLESAQAGLSWLTILKRRENYRTAFAGFVPEAVAGFEPDVVEALMRDAGIIRNRKKIEAAVANARAFLEVQEHFGSFCNYIWDFVDGEPVQNRWESFDQVPASTPLSATLAKDLKSRGFSFLGPTTVYAHMQAAGLVNDHLVTCFRHPELSKGG, from the coding sequence ATGCAACGCTGTGCATGGGCCAGGCACCCGCTTGAAGTGGAATATCATGACAATGAATGGGGTGTGCCGGTCCGCGACGACCAGAAACAATTCGAATTCCTGATGCTCGAATCCGCGCAGGCCGGGTTGAGCTGGCTGACCATACTCAAACGGCGGGAAAACTACCGCACGGCCTTTGCCGGGTTCGTCCCTGAAGCCGTGGCGGGTTTTGAACCGGATGTGGTCGAGGCGCTCATGCGGGACGCGGGCATCATCCGCAACCGCAAAAAGATCGAAGCGGCCGTGGCAAACGCGCGGGCCTTTTTGGAAGTACAGGAGCATTTCGGCAGTTTCTGCAACTACATCTGGGACTTTGTGGACGGAGAGCCCGTGCAGAATCGTTGGGAATCGTTTGATCAGGTCCCGGCCTCGACACCGCTTTCCGCCACTCTGGCAAAAGACCTCAAGTCGCGCGGTTTTTCCTTTCTCGGCCCCACCACCGTCTATGCCCACATGCAGGCGGCCGGATTGGTCAACGACCACCTTGTGACCTG